Below is a window of Halobaculum lipolyticum DNA.
GACGACGTCGGCGTCGAACTGAACCGGACCGAGGCGCGGGCGGTGCCGAAGGAAACCGAGGAGGCCGAGTAGGCCGTCGCGTCCGGTCGCCGGACCCCCGTCGCCGGCCGATCACCCCGGCGGGTCGCGGACCGCATCGAGCGTCCCGACCGTCGGCGCGTTGGTGATCGTCACCCGGCGACCGTCGCGCTCGACGCGGAAGGCGTCCGCGAACGGCCCGTCGGCCACGCGGTAGACGGCGGCGCGGGGGTCGACCGTCTCGGCGCCGACGCGCAGTCGGAGCATCCCCCGGTACGAGCGGGCGAACTCCTCGGCCTCGCCGGCGTCGTCGAACTCGATCGCCCACACGTAGCCGTACCGCGCGTCGGCCCCCTCGTCCGACCGGTAGGGCACGAGCCGGTCGCCCGCCCAGCCGTCCGAGGGAGCCGCGGAGTAGTTGTACGGCGAGTACGGCAGGTCCGACGAGCGGTAGCCGTCGACGTAGTCGTTGTACCAGAACATGGCGAACAGCCCCGTCTCGCCGAGGCGTTCGGTCGCGGGCCGGTCGAGGTCGAACCGGGTCCAGTCGTCGGCCGAGCGGTCGCGGACGCGCACCGACTCCACCGGCTCGTCGGGGTAGCGTTCCGGGTGGATCGTCTGCTCGGTGGAGCGCGGGCGGCGGTCGTAGGCTGCGTCCACCGCGTCCCAGCCGCCGCGCTCGTACAGCCGGTGGACGAACGCCGGGCCGTCGGCGTACGGCTGGTACACGTACGCGAACAGCCCCTCGTTGACCGGCGCCCCGGCCGTGCCGCCCGACCGCGGGGGCCGGGGGACGCAGTCCCAGCCGTCGTCGCCGTCGTCGCCGTCCGCGCCGTCGGCGGTCGCGTTCGGGCCGTCGGTCGCGTTCGGGTCGGCGCCGGCGGCACAGCGTTCGAGGTACAGCGTCTCGACGTAGCGGGCGTCGCCCTCGGTCAGCCCGTTGTGTGCGAGGCCGCCGTCGCGCGTGCGGCTCCCGGTGAACCCGAAGTGCTGGTCCTGGAGCGCGTGGACGAGTTCGTGGGCGAGCGTCCCCCGGTCGATGGTCGGGTTCTCGGCGTCGGAGACGACCACGATCCGGTCGCCCGACGGCGTGTAGTACCCCTGCACCGAGCCGCCGTACAGCGCGTCGAACTCGTCGGCGACGGCGCGGTCCTCCCCGACGATCAGCGCCGCCTCCCACACCTGTTCGTGCCACGCCTCGTACTCGGGCGACCGCTCGGCGCCGAAGACGGCGCGGTCGCGGTACTCGGCCCGGGAGATCACCTCGACGGGGACGGTCTCGCGGAACTCCAGCCCGCGGACGCGCTCGACGCGGGCCATCGTGCGGGCGACGAACGCCTCCCGCTCGGCGGCGTCCAGCCCGTCGCTTTGGTTCACCGCGATCGACTCGTTGTACCAGACGCCGTCCTCCCAGCCGAGCCGGTCGGTCGGCGGGTCGTCCGGGTACGCCCAGTCGTCGTTGGCGGCGGGCGCCGCGCTGGGGGCGCTACAGCCCGAGAGGACGAGGAGGACGGCGACCGCGACGGCGGAGACGGAGACGGCGCGCACGGCGGGTGCGTCAGTCGCGCCGCCGCGCGAGCAGTCCCGCGACCGCCACCGCGGCGGCCGCGACGACGACGCCGAAGCCGGCGCCGCTCGTCTCGGTCGTCCCGCTCGTGTCGCCGCCGGCGCCGGCGTCGACGCCCGAGTCGTCGCCCGCGCCGCCGGTGTCGGTCGCCACGGTCGTCGCCACGTCGTCGGCCGTCGGCGCCGGGGTCGGCGTCGCGTCCGGGTCCGGCGCGACGCTCGGGCGGATGTCGCGCACGTCGTCGACGGTCGGGCCGTTGACGACGGTGACGCGGGTGCCGTCGAGGTCGACGTAGAACGCGTCCGCGAACGGGCCGCTCGGGACGACGTGGTAGCCGGCGTCGGTCTCGCGCACGTCGTGGGCGTCGAGCATCCGGAGGTACGTGTCGTGGAACTCCCGCGCGTCGCGCTCGGTGTCCCACTCGGTCACCCAGACGTAGCCGTACGCGGCGTCGTCGCCGTCGCCGGTGCGGTACGGGAACAGCCGGTCGTTCGCCCAGCCGGCCGACGGCTCGGCGTCGTAGTTGTACGTGTCGTACTCGCCCTCGTCGTCGAACAGGCCGTTGGGGTCGATCGTGTCCGCGCCGTACGTTCGGGCTTGGTACCAGAACATCGCGTAGATCGACGCCTCGCCGACGGTGTCGGAGCCGTTCTGTCCGAGCTGGGGGTTGTCCGTCGGGAAGGTGTCCCAGTCGCCGGTCGACTCGTCGACGAACGCGATCGGCGTCGGCACCTCGTCGGTGCGGTGGATCACTTGCTCGGTGGAGACGGGCGGGTCGACGAAGCGCTCCTCGAAGGCGTCCCAGCCGCCCTCCTCGACGATCTCGGCGACGTACAGCGGGCCGTCGGAGTAGGGGTTCAACAGGGTGATCAGGACGCCGAGGTTCGGGGGGGACCCGCCGCCGCCCCCGCCGCCCCCGCCGGCCTGCGGCGTCTCGACGCAGTCCCACTCGGCGCCGCAGCGCTGGATGTAGCGGTCCTCGATGTAGTTCGCCTCGCCCTCGACGACGCCGTCGATGGCGAGGTCGCCGTCCTGCGTGGCGCCGCGGTACGTCGCGTTCGTCAGGTCGTAGCGCTGGTCCTGGAGGGCGTGGACCAACTCGTGGATCAGGGTCGCGTTACTGATCGTCGGCGCGTCGGGCGTCCCCGTGACGATCGTGATCTCGTCGCGGGTGGGCGAGTAGAAGCCGAGCACCGACGAGCCGGTGGTCTGGCCGATCGTCTCGCCGGAGCCGCTCGACTCGCCGATGACGAACAGCCCCTCCCACACCTGGTCGTTCCAGCGGTTGAACTCGGTGCGGTTGGGGTCGTCGCCGCCGCCGCCGGCGCTCAGGTTGCGGTACTCCTCGCGGGAGATCACCGAGACGGGGACGGTCGACTCGAACTCGGCTTCCCGGAGGTACTCGACGCGGGCCATCGATCGCGCGACGTACGCCTCCAACTCGGTGTCGTTGAGGGCGTCGCCGTCGGTCTGGTCGACGGCGATGGACTCGTTGTGCCAGTAGCCGTTCTCCCAGCCGATCGTGTCGTTGTCGGGGTCGGGACGGTCCGTCCGTGCGAGCGTGGAGTCGGCGGGCGCGTCGACCGCCGGGGCGGCGGACGGGGCGATGGAGGGCCTCGACGGGGCCGCGAACGCCGGCGCTGCGGCGGCGGTCGAGACGAGCGCGAGGGCGAACGCGATCGAGCACAGCCGCGCGAGCGCCGACGGGACCGTTCGTCGCATACGTCCGGATGGCACTGCGGGTGTAAGTAGCTTGTCCGAATTCGTCCGGCGCCCGATCCGGACCCGGAGTCGTCGGGGAACTTTCGGTCCGCGGAACCGAAGCGGCGGTATGGCAGCTGGGATCCCGTTCGACCCCGACCGGACCGCCGTGATCGTCGTCGACATGCAGAACGGCTTCTGTCACCCCGACGGGAGCCTGCACGCCGAAGCGAGCGCGGCCGCGATCGACCCCGTCCGCACGCTCGTCGAGCGCGCCGGCGACGCCGACGTGCCGGTGATCTACACTCGGGACGTCCACCCGCCCGAGCAGTTCGAGGACGCCCACTACTACGACGAGTTCGACCGCTGGGGCGAGCACGTCGTCGAGGGCAGTTGGGAGGCCGACCTGATCGACGACCTCCCGACGGACGACGCCGCCCACGTCGTCGAGAAGCACACCTACGACGCGTTCTACGAGACGGAACTGGACGGGTGGCTCGACGCCCGCGGGATCGACGACCTGCTGATCTGCGGGACGCTCGCGAACGTCTGCGTGCTCCACACCGCCGGCTCGGCGGGCCTGCGCGACTACCGCCCCGTGATCGTGACCGACGCGCTCGGCTACCTCGTCGAGGACCACCGCGACTACGCCGTCGACCACGCCGACTGGCTGTTCGGGGAGACGGCGACGCTGGCGGACGTGACGTTCGACTGACGCGCACGGGCGCCGACCCGGCGCCGCCGGCGGTCCCCGCTCGCGGGGGCCTACTCCGCGCCGTCGTTCGCGCCGTCCGCGTCGTCGGGTTCTGCGTCGTCGTCCGCCTCCGCGCTCCACTCCTCGGGGAAGAGGGTCGCCGGGTCGCCGTGGGTGAACACCACGCGCTCGGAGTCGTCGAGCGGGCGGAGGTACGTGCGGAGTTCGCCCGCGTCGGCGGCGGCCGTCAGCATCGGCTCCGCCCGCTGGGTCGCGTAGTACAGCGGGAACGCGACCGCCGTCCCGGCGGCCTCCGCCTTCATCACGACGACGAGGAACACCACGTCCGACTGCCGGGCGCGGTAGGCGTCGTACTCGTCGAAGGCGGCGTCCGCCTCGTCGACCGCCTCCCGGACCGCCGAGAACTCGTCGCCCGGGAGGAGCACGTCGAAGCCGACCCGGTCGGTGTCGACCTGCGTGCCGGCGGCCGAGACGCTCGGCAGCGGAGTGACGTCGCCCGGGTGGAGTTCGAGCACCTCCCAGCCCGCCTCGCGGTACTCCTCGGCGGTGGCCTCCATGTCGGCCATCACGTCGTCCCAAAACTCGGTGTATCCTGCGAGCGGGTGGCTACCGGACATATCGAACCGGCGGCGCGGGAGGGTGAAAACGGTTGTCGTGTCGTCCCGCGAGCGACGCGGCCGGCGGCGGCGACCGCGCCGCCCGACGGCCGCCAGCGTTACCTCCGGACGTTCTCGCCGACCGCCTCGCCGAACGCCTCCGCCCCGCCGCGGGCGTCGTAGGCGACGTGGCCGCGCACGAGCGTCAGTTCCGGGAACACGCCCTCGCGGCCCTCGAACGGCGTCCACCCGCACTTCGAGTGGAGGTCGTCGCCGCGGATCCGGCGGGGCGCGTCGAGGTCGACGAGGACGAGGTCGGCGTCGGTCCCCTCCGCGACCGTCCCCTTCCCCTCGACGTCGAAGATCCGGGCCGGGTTCGCGGCGACGAGGTCCCTGACCCGCTCCAGCGCGAGCGTCCCCTCGCGCACCTCGTTCAGCAGGAGCGGGAGCATCGTCTCGACGCCCGGCACGCCGGAGGGTGCCTCCCAGATGCTCGCGTGCTTCTCGGCCCGCGTGTGGGGCGCGTGGTCGGTCGCGACGACGTCGACGGTGCCGTCGGCGACGCGCTCGAAGACGGCTTCCCGGCGCTGTTCGCTCCGGAGCGGGGGGTTCATCCGGCCGAACGTGCCCAACTCGGGGAGGTCCTCGCGCGACAGGAACAGGTGGTGGGGCGTCACCTCGCAGGTCGCGCCCGCGTCGCTGGCGGCGTCGACGCCCTCCGGGGTGGAGGTGTGGGCGATGTGGATGGCGGCCTCGGAGTCGGCGCCGACGTCGAGTGCGCGCTCGACGGCGGCGGCCTCGGCCTCGGCGGTGCGGAAGGCGCTCCACGCGTCGGCGTCGTCTCGCTCCTCGGCGGACTCGTCGAACAGGTCGGCGTCCTCGGCGTGGACGGTGACGACGACGTCCTCGGCGGCCGCCCAGGCGACGGCGTCGGCGAACAGGTCCGCCTCGATACCCATGTCGCCGGTGGAGTCCGCGAGGAACACCTCCCCGAGCGCGAACAGCGGGCGCTCGAACAGCGAGTCGGGGTCCCAGTCGGCGGTGACGCCGCCGTTGATCCCGAAGTCGACCAGCGACTTCGCGGCGAGGTCGGCCTTCTCGTCGACGGCGTCGCCCGTCACCGTCGGCGGCGACGTGTTCGGCTGGTCGACGACCGTCGTGACGCCGCCGGCGGCGGCCGAGCGCGACCCGGTGTGCCAGTCCTCCTTGTGCGAGTACCCCGGCTCGCGGAAGTGGACGTGCACGTCGATGGCGCCCGGGAGCAGGTGGCGGCCGTCGCAGTCGACGACCTCCCCGGCGTCGTCGCGGTCGAGGCTCCCCCCGTCGGCGACGCCGGCGATCTCCGTCCCCTCGACGAGCACGTCGCGGACCCGGCCGTCCGCGAGCGTGGCGTTCGTGAACAGCGTGCTCATTACGCGGGCGTGGCGGGGTGTGGCTGTAAGTGCGGTGGATCGGGGGCGGAGTCCCCGGCCGCCCGCGAGAACGGGTCCGCGACCTAGCGGCTGAACTCGATCGCCGCGCCCTGCCCGAAGCCGACGCACAGCGACGCCAGCCCGCGGTCCACGTCGCGCTTGATCATCTCGTGGATCAAGGTGACGGGCAGGCGCGCGCCGGAGGCGCCGAGCGGGTGGCCCAGGGCGATGGCGCCGCCGTTGACGTTGTAGATGTCCTCGTCGATCCCCAACTCGCGGCGGGTGTACTCACACTGGGAGGCGAACGCCTCGTTCACCTCGACCAGCCCGTAGTCGTCGATGTCGGAGCCGGCGCGCTCCAGCAGGCCGCGCGTGGCCGGGACCGGGCCGATCCCCATCACGGTCGGGTCGACGCCGGCGACGTTGTTCGTGCCGACCTCGGCCAGCACGTCGAGGCCGTGCTCGTCGGCGAACTCGCGCGAGCAGACGAGTGTCGCGGCCGCGCCGTCGGTGATCTGCGAGGAGTTCCCGGCCGTGACCGAGCCGTCGCCGGTGAACGCGGGCGACAGTCCCGCGAGCGTCTCGACGTCGGTGTCGTGACGGATCCCCTCGTCCTCGGTGACGACGCCGTCGTCGGTCTCGATCGGGACGATCTCGTCGTCGAACCGCCCCGACTCCGTCGCCTCGGAGGCACGGCGGTGCGAGCGCACGGCGAACTCGTCCTGTGCCTCGCGGCTCACTTCGTACTCCTCGGCGACCTTCTCGGCGGTCATCCCCATCTGGAGTTGGAAGACGTTGTACTTCTCCGACAGCTCCGGGTGGAGGTGCTGGTAGGAGTCGCCGTCCATCGGGACGCGGCTCATGGACTCGACGCCGCCGGCGACGATGCAGTCGCGGTTGCCCGCGGCGACGGCGTCCGAGGCGGAGATGATCGACTGCATCGAGGAGGCGCACCAGCGGTTGATCGTCGTCGCGGGCGTCCCCTCCCCCAGTTCCGAGAGGAGCGCGATGACGCGTGCGACGTTGTTGTCCTGTTCGCCGCGCTGCTGGGCGACCCCCCACATGAGGTCGTCCACGGCGTCGGCGTCGAGGTCGTGTTCGTCGAGGATGTGGTCGATGAGTGCCACCGAGAGGTCCTCGCTGCGGACGTCCTCGAAGACGCCTCCCTGTCGACCGAACGGGGTGCGGTACGCGGCCGCGATGACGGGCGTTGCCATGGATCGAACTCGGGGGTCGATCCTGATAAATCCGGGAGAACCCCGCACCCGTTGGCCCGCGTTGCCCGCGGCCGGGACCCGCACCCGCGGGCGCCGCCAGCCGTGTCGGGACCCGCCGCGTGATCACCGTTCACACGGGTAGTTTCCGCCGCTTCGACGCGCTTAACAGCCTCCGGCGGCAAGGTCGCGGGGATGAGTGACCCGGCAGGGGACGTGGTCGAGCTTCTCGTGACCGTCCACCGGTACAACGAGGACCGCGACCTCGACGCCGACGACCTACCGCCGCGGTATCGCCGCGTCTTCTGGAGCGAGTCGCCCGAGGACGAGGAGGGACCGGGCGGCGTGGAGCGCCCGCTCCACGTGACCGAATCGACCGCCAAAACCGCCACCGGCGTCGAGCGCCCGTGGGAGGCGATCTCGGACCTGCTGTTCACCGAGCGCAAGGAGTTCTCCGGCGAGATCGGCCTCTCCCAGCCCGAGATGGGGATCGACTGGCTGTTGGAGCGCGCGACCGACGACGACCTCCTCGACAACCCCGTCCTCGCGAAACTGGCCGCCGACCCGGACGTCGACGCCGACGCCGAGTTCGGCGTCACCCACGCCGAGGCGCGCGAGGAGAACCGCCCCGTGCGCGCCGACCGCGTGTGGATCGACGCCCTCCTCGGCGAGTACTTCGACGAGGAGGAGGACGCCGAGATGCTCGATCTCGTCACGGTGAAAGCGCCCGAGGAGATCGAGATGACGCTCCACGATCTCGTCCTCACGACCGACCAGGAGGGCGAGATCCGCAAGCTGATGAAGGCGATCGAACACCGCGAGTACCTCGCCAACATCGGCCTGCGCGAGATCGGGAAGCTGCTGTTCGTCGGGCCGCCGGGGACGGGGAAGACGACCGCCGCCCGCGCGCTCGCCCACGAACTCGGCCTCCCGTTCGTCGAGGTGAAGCTGTCGATGGTGACGAGCCAGTACCTCGGCGAGACGGCCAAGAACGTCGAGAAGACGTTCGAGGTCGCCAAGCGCCTCGCGCCGTGTATCCTGTTCATCGACGAGTTCGACTCCGTCGCCAAGACGCGCAAGTCCGACGAGCACGCCGCGCTCAAGCGCGCGGTCAACACCCTCCTCAAGAGCATCGACGACATCTCGCTGGTCCGCGACGAGGTGCTGCTCATCTCGGCGACGAACCACCCCGACCAGCTCGACGCCGCGGCGTGGCGCCGGTTCGACGAGATCGTCAACTTCCCCAAGCCGGACCGCAAGATGCGCTCGGACATCCTCCGCGTCATCACCCGGCAGATGGAGATCGCCGACTTCGACCCCGACGCGGTCGCCGACCGCACGGAGGGGCTCACCGGGAGCGACCTGCGGCTCGTCATGCGCGAGGCCGTGCTGGAGGCGCTCACCGAAGAGCGGATGTCGATCACGCAGGCGGACATCATGGACGCCGTCCAGGACTTCGAGGAGCGCGACAACCTCAAGAACATGGACATGATCGACGGCGAGGGCGCGGAGGTCGCCGGTGACGGTGCCGGCCACGATCACGACCACGACCACAGTCACGACGACTGAGGTCGCCGGCGCCGTCGAACGCTTCCGCGGTCGAGTGTAGCGACGTGCGGGACGGTACGGATCGGTGCAGCCGGGTCGGATCCGTCGTCGGAGGCGGGACCGAACCGACCGTGACAGCGGAGCTACCGGCTGGTTCCGTGCCTGTCAGGAGGACACGGCGTCGCGGTGCCACCCGGGGTCGTGGCCCGTGCGGTCGATGAGGGTCGCCCGACACGCCGGACAGTAGTCCGGCGTGGTCGCTTCTCCTCGGGGGACGTACACCGCGCCGCCACACTCCACGCACGCGTCCGCGACGACGGTCACACAGTCCGCACAGAGGTTGAAGTCGTCGACCGTGAGGTCGCGCAGGGGTTCGAGTTGTTTGTCCAAGAGGTACTCGTCGATGACCGCCCGACAGCTGTGGCACGGTTTCATAACGATACGCATTGGCCCATGTGACCGTGTCACATATAGGTATCCCCCGAACCGGTGACCGGCCCACCTGTGTGCGATGCACTCGTCCGCTGTCGCTCCCGACCGATCCGAGCCGATTCGGGCGGCGACGGCCCAAAGCAGCCCCGGTGCTGCAGTCCCACCTGCATACAGCACGGCTTCGACCCAGCAGCGACCGCGGTTCCCAGATCGCTGTCGTCCTACTCGCCGTCGACTAGCCGCCGCTCGACGATGTCGAGGTCACCGTCGATCACCAACTCGAGCCGGTCGCCGTCGATCTCGAAGAACCCGCGCACCCGGATCGGGTCCCGGTCGGCGGCTTCGAGCGTCCAGACGAAGTCGTCCGTCCACGCCAACTCCCTCCAGATATCTAGGCCGCGCTCGGCGTAGAACGCTTGGACGGGTTCGGTCGTCCGGAGGACGGCCGGGAGGTTCACGTAGAGGAACCACGAGCAGTCGTCGCAGGCGGCGTGGACCGGGATGTCGTCGGTCGCGATGTCGAACGCCTCCCAGTGTTCGGAGTCGAACGCGAACTCGACCGCAACGACCCCTCCGCAGTAGGGACAGATCCCGTTGAACATCGACGTGTAGTCCCGGATCAACGTGTTCTGGAGACCCTCCAGCACCGTCTCCGGGGTATCGGGGTCGATCCTGCGCCCGTCGACGGGGTAGCGCACCCGATGGTCCCCGCAGGACTCGCACGTGACGTACGCCCGTCCGTCCGCGTATCGGGCTTCGAGACCGCCGCCGCAGGACTCACACGTGCCCCGAACGGCGAACGGATCCACCTCGACGTCGGCTCTGCTCCGATGCGCGATGATCGCCTGGTACGCGCGGATCCCGGCGAGCGTGAGCGTGTACCCCTCGTCGGACTTCTCGAGGAACTCGTCGCGCAACTCCCCGAGGTGGTAGGTCAGCTGACTGCTGTCGTCGACGTCGGTCGCCCGCTGGATCTCAGAGAACGCCAGCGTCGCGTAGCCGTCCCGGCCGCTCGCGTCGCCCAGCGCCGTGATGATCCGGAGTCTGATCTCGTTGGCCAGCAACTCGAAGGTCCGTCGCGACGGGTGATCGCCGGCCATCACCCGCCGGAAGCGGCGGCCGGTAAGGTGGCTTTCGGTCGCCACGAGTATCGCCCGTTCGCCGCGTGGCCGAGCGAAGCGAGGGCACGCTCCCGACACCGCTTAGTCTCCCCTCCACCTCGACCCGGTAGATGCGCGTCACCCTCCTCGGAACGGGCGACACCACCGGCACCCCCACCGTCGGGTGCGACTGTGACACCTGCGAGGAGGCCCGCGAGCGCGGGGTCGAACGCTCCCGGTTCTCGGTCCACGTCGAGAACGAGCGCACCGGCGAGTCGCTGTTGATCGACCTCTCGCCGGACTTCCGCCAGCAGTTCCTCGACCACGACGTCCCCCTCCCGGACGCCGCGCTCGTCACCCACATCCACTTCGACCACCTCGACGGGCTGGGCAACGCCTACCGCCTGTTCGACGACCTCCCCGTCTACGCGGCCGACGAGGTCGACCCCGTCACCGGCGAGTCGGTCGCCGACACGATCCGCTCGAAGTACGACTACCTCGACCGCGTCACCGTCCGCGACACGCCGCCGCTGGAGCCGACGCGGATCTGCGGGCTGGACGTGACGCTGGTCCCCGTCGACCACCCGCCGCTGGTCTGCTACGGCGTCGTCGTCGCGGACCCCGAGACGGGCGCGAAGCTGTCGCTGTCGGGCGACACGAGCTACGACGTACCCGACGCGTCGCGCGCGGCGCTCGCTGAGCCGGACCTCCTGCTCGCCGACGGGATCGTCCCGGCGCGCTTCTGTGAGTACCACCCGCTCGGCGGGCGCCACGAGGGTCCCGACGGCACGCCGTACACGTTCGGCTCCAAGCACATGACCCGCGAGGGGGCGCTCGCGCTGGCCGACGACCTCGCCGCCGCCGAGACGCGGCTGGTCCACCTCGCACACTACTACCCGCCCGAGGAGGCGTTCGCGGAGCCGCTCGCCGTCGACGGCGAGACGTACGACCTGTAGGCACCCACGCGGCGCCGCCCCCGAACGGTTATTGCGTCCGTCGACGCAGTCGGCGAATGTCCCTCCACGACGCAGGACGCGACCTCGACGAGGCCCACGTCGTCCGCATGCTGATCCTCTGGTTCGCCGACGCTCCGACCGGGGATACCGCGACCGAAGACACGCCGAGCGAGTGACCCGTCCGCGACGACTTCTGCGCCCGCGACGACCTCGGCGCCCGTGACACTTCCAGCGCGCCACACACCTCCGACACTCCGGCGGCGTTCTCGCCGCGCTGTGCCGTTCCTGCGGGGCGGGAACTATTTGCACGTTCGACCCGTAACCGACCTAACTTGAACGACCGTTCGACGCGAGCGGCGGCCCTCGTCGCCGGCCTCCTGCTCGTCACCTCCGTGCTCGTCCCGTTCGTCGGCGTCGCCGGCGCGGTGCCCGACGCGCGCGTCTCCGTCACCGACGCGACCGTCACGCCCGCGACGCCGACCGCGGGGGCACCGATCACCGTCGCCGCGACCGTCCGCCTCTCCGCGGGCAGCGCCTCCGCGGCCGACCTCGACCGCGTCCGCGTCGTCGACGCCGACGGCGACGTGCTCGGCGAGGCGACCGGGCTGGGCGCGCTCTCGCCCGGCGAGACGCTCACCGTCCCGGTGACGCTCGTCGTCGACGAGCCGGGCGCCTACGACCTCTCGGTCGTCGCGACGGTGTCCGACAGCGACGACGACACCGCGACGGCCCGGAGACCGCTGTCGCTGGCCGTCGAGCAGGGCGCCCCGCAGGTCGCGTTCGAGGCCGACGGCGCCGTCGCGGGCGCCGACTCCCGCGTCGCGGTGACCGTCTCGAACCCGACGACCGCCGCGCTGCGCGACCTCACCGTCGCGGCCGTCGACCCCGCCGACGGCGAGCGCGTCCGGGCGACCGTCCCGACGCTCGCGGCGGGCGCGAGCCAGCAGGTGAACCTCTCGGTCCGGCCCGACGCGGCCGGCGAGCGGGCGTTCGTCGTCCGCGTCGACTACACCACCGCCGCGGGCACCCGCGCGAACGTCAGCTACGAGCGCCCGGTCGTCGTCGAGGCCCTGTCGGCCGACGTCGGCGTCCGCGTCTCCCGGTCGACCGGCGACGACGGCGGCGCGGCCGCGGGCGGCGGCGGCGCGGGCGGGCTGGCGGGCATCATCGGCGCCGCGGGCGGCGGGGGCGGCGCGCTCCAGGGCGGCGGCGACGAGGAGGCGAGCGACGGCTCCCGGGTGGACGTCACCGTCACGAACTTCGGCAACGCCGCCGTCGAGCGCGTCGTGCTCGTCCCCCGCGGCGAGAACGGCACCGTCGTCGCCGCGGTCGGCCGCGTCGCCGTCGCCGACGCGCTCGCGCCCGGCGAGGCGGCCACCGTCACGGTCGACCTCTCGAACGTGGAGACGGCCGGCGCGCTCTCGTTCGTCGCGACGTACGATCTGGCCGGCGACCGCCGCGAGGCGGCCGGCGCCTACGAGTTCCGCCCGAAGCGCGGCGCCGTCGAGTTGACCGGGCTGAACGTCTCGCTGGGCGAGGACGGCCGCGTCACGATCGGCGGCAACCTCGGCAACGTCGGCGGCGGCGAGGTGTCCGGTGTCGTCGTCGGCGTCGCCGACGCCGAGTTCGCCGCGCCCGCGTACCCCCAGCGCGACTACTTCGTCGGCACCGTCGGCGCCAGCGAGTTCGCGCCGTTCACCGTCACCGCCCGCGTCGACGCCGCCAACACCTCCACCGTCCCCGTGGCGGTGGCGTACACGACCGGCAACGACCGCGTGACGACCGTCGTCGACGTGCCGCTCCCGGCCGACGAGTCGGCGGGTCGCCCCGTCGGCGTCTTCGGCGGCTTCGGCGCGCTCGGCACCGCCCTGCTCGTGTTCGGGCTGGCGATCCCCGCCGCGGTCGGGCTGCTCGCCCGCCGGTACCGATGAGCGACGACGCGGTCGCGGAGGAACGCGACGGGCCAGTCGCCGAAGCCGGCGGCTCGGCCGTCGTCGACGGCGACTCCCCCGACCGAGCCGAGTCCGCCGCCCGCGTCAGCGCCGCCGAGTTGGCCGGGCGGACGCCAGCCGCGACCGTGCCGCCGCTGCGACTCGTCGACGCGACCAAGCGCTACGAGGGCGGCGGCGGCACCGTCACCGCGTTGTCGCACGTCGACTTCGCGGTGAACGCGGGGGAGGTGATCGCCGTGATCGGGCCGTCCGGCTCGGGGAAGTCGACGATGCTGAACCTGCTGGGCCTGCTCGACGACCCGACCGAGGGCCGCGTCGAACTCCACGGCTCGCCCGTCGCCGGCCGCTCGGAGCGCGAGCGGACGGACGTGCGCCGGGAGACGATCGGCTTCGTGTTCCAGGACTTCCACCTGATCCCGACGCTGTCGGCCGTCGAGAACGTCCGCCTCCCGACGGCGTTCCTCCCGGGCGACTACACCGACCGCGCGGTCGACTTGCTCGAGCGCGTGGGGCTGGGCGAGCGGCTCGACCACACCCCCGACGAACTGTCGGGCGGGCAGAAACAGCGCGTCGCCATCGCGCGCTCGCTGATCAACGAACCCGACGTGTTGCTGGCGGACGAGCCGACGGGCAACCTCGACCGCGACACCGGCGTCGCCGTGCTGGAGGAGATCCGCGGGATCGCCGCCGGCGGCGTCGGCGTCGTCGCCGTCAC
It encodes the following:
- a CDS encoding thiolase family protein, encoding MATPVIAAAYRTPFGRQGGVFEDVRSEDLSVALIDHILDEHDLDADAVDDLMWGVAQQRGEQDNNVARVIALLSELGEGTPATTINRWCASSMQSIISASDAVAAGNRDCIVAGGVESMSRVPMDGDSYQHLHPELSEKYNVFQLQMGMTAEKVAEEYEVSREAQDEFAVRSHRRASEATESGRFDDEIVPIETDDGVVTEDEGIRHDTDVETLAGLSPAFTGDGSVTAGNSSQITDGAAATLVCSREFADEHGLDVLAEVGTNNVAGVDPTVMGIGPVPATRGLLERAGSDIDDYGLVEVNEAFASQCEYTRRELGIDEDIYNVNGGAIALGHPLGASGARLPVTLIHEMIKRDVDRGLASLCVGFGQGAAIEFSR
- a CDS encoding ATP-binding protein, yielding MSDPAGDVVELLVTVHRYNEDRDLDADDLPPRYRRVFWSESPEDEEGPGGVERPLHVTESTAKTATGVERPWEAISDLLFTERKEFSGEIGLSQPEMGIDWLLERATDDDLLDNPVLAKLAADPDVDADAEFGVTHAEAREENRPVRADRVWIDALLGEYFDEEEDAEMLDLVTVKAPEEIEMTLHDLVLTTDQEGEIRKLMKAIEHREYLANIGLREIGKLLFVGPPGTGKTTAARALAHELGLPFVEVKLSMVTSQYLGETAKNVEKTFEVAKRLAPCILFIDEFDSVAKTRKSDEHAALKRAVNTLLKSIDDISLVRDEVLLISATNHPDQLDAAAWRRFDEIVNFPKPDRKMRSDILRVITRQMEIADFDPDAVADRTEGLTGSDLRLVMREAVLEALTEERMSITQADIMDAVQDFEERDNLKNMDMIDGEGAEVAGDGAGHDHDHDHSHDD
- a CDS encoding DUF7571 family protein, producing MKPCHSCRAVIDEYLLDKQLEPLRDLTVDDFNLCADCVTVVADACVECGGAVYVPRGEATTPDYCPACRATLIDRTGHDPGWHRDAVSS
- a CDS encoding winged helix-turn-helix domain-containing protein gives rise to the protein MAGDHPSRRTFELLANEIRLRIITALGDASGRDGYATLAFSEIQRATDVDDSSQLTYHLGELRDEFLEKSDEGYTLTLAGIRAYQAIIAHRSRADVEVDPFAVRGTCESCGGGLEARYADGRAYVTCESCGDHRVRYPVDGRRIDPDTPETVLEGLQNTLIRDYTSMFNGICPYCGGVVAVEFAFDSEHWEAFDIATDDIPVHAACDDCSWFLYVNLPAVLRTTEPVQAFYAERGLDIWRELAWTDDFVWTLEAADRDPIRVRGFFEIDGDRLELVIDGDLDIVERRLVDGE
- a CDS encoding MBL fold metallo-hydrolase; protein product: MRVTLLGTGDTTGTPTVGCDCDTCEEARERGVERSRFSVHVENERTGESLLIDLSPDFRQQFLDHDVPLPDAALVTHIHFDHLDGLGNAYRLFDDLPVYAADEVDPVTGESVADTIRSKYDYLDRVTVRDTPPLEPTRICGLDVTLVPVDHPPLVCYGVVVADPETGAKLSLSGDTSYDVPDASRAALAEPDLLLADGIVPARFCEYHPLGGRHEGPDGTPYTFGSKHMTREGALALADDLAAAETRLVHLAHYYPPEEAFAEPLAVDGETYDL